In the Candidatus Mycosynbacter amalyticus genome, one interval contains:
- a CDS encoding DUF3105 domain-containing protein, which produces MKIRTLPIVLAVVILGFTGAIIAAKANKPPEPPRPGVEQSDHGREHVDSKKYGGDQPPTSGAHANPVSWGVYDTEVRDDQLVHNMEHGGIYISYQPSLPKDQVDKLTRLLSAPFANPKFQPTKIVLAPRATNKSPIELSSWRRSETLLAYDQQKIEDYVARNLGKSPEPLAR; this is translated from the coding sequence ATGAAAATTAGAACCCTGCCCATTGTATTGGCAGTTGTTATTCTTGGTTTTACTGGAGCAATCATTGCTGCAAAGGCAAACAAACCACCGGAACCACCACGTCCAGGGGTTGAGCAAAGTGACCACGGCCGTGAACACGTGGACAGCAAGAAGTATGGCGGTGACCAGCCGCCAACTTCTGGTGCTCACGCAAACCCTGTTTCGTGGGGCGTGTACGATACAGAAGTCCGCGACGATCAACTGGTACACAATATGGAGCATGGGGGAATCTACATTTCATACCAACCAAGCCTACCGAAAGACCAAGTTGATAAATTGACCCGACTTTTGTCAGCACCTTTTGCGAATCCAAAGTTTCAACCAACCAAGATAGTCCTTGCACCAAGAGCAACCAATAAATCGCCGATAGAATTAAGCTCATGGCGCAGGAGTGAAACATTACTGGCGTATGATCAGCAAAAAATAGAAGACTATGTTGCGCGTAATCTGGGCAAAAGCCCCGAACCGCTTGCACGATAG
- a CDS encoding DUF305 domain-containing protein, which yields MNNKKLFTIIAVVLVLAVAGGALYYGLRGNTTKSNTDSMSGMDMGGSTDNGSLVDTNSATYKQYAAMSGETYDRNFIANMIAHHQGAVDMAKLAQKNAKHQELKDMANDIISAQEGEISQMTAWQKEWGYPSTSADNMMDHSAMGMMDEMAGMNSALEGKTGDEFDKAFIEQMIMHHQSAIDMAAPGEKNAQHQELKDLTRAVVSAQTQEIKQMKQWQKDWGYEN from the coding sequence ATGAACAATAAGAAATTATTTACTATCATTGCTGTTGTGCTCGTGCTGGCAGTAGCTGGCGGCGCACTTTACTACGGCTTGCGTGGCAACACGACTAAATCAAATACGGACAGCATGTCCGGCATGGATATGGGCGGCTCTACAGACAATGGCTCGCTCGTTGACACCAATAGTGCTACATACAAGCAGTACGCAGCCATGAGTGGTGAGACATACGACCGTAATTTCATCGCCAATATGATAGCCCACCACCAAGGTGCTGTTGATATGGCAAAGCTGGCACAGAAAAATGCCAAGCACCAAGAGTTGAAAGATATGGCGAACGACATCATCTCGGCTCAAGAGGGTGAGATTAGTCAGATGACGGCTTGGCAAAAAGAATGGGGTTATCCATCGACAAGTGCCGACAACATGATGGATCACAGCGCTATGGGTATGATGGATGAGATGGCTGGTATGAACAGCGCCCTAGAGGGAAAGACGGGTGATGAGTTTGATAAAGCCTTTATCGAGCAGATGATTATGCACCACCAGTCGGCTATCGACATGGCTGCTCCTGGTGAGAAGAACGCACAGCACCAAGAGCTAAAAGATCTTACCAGGGCTGTCGTTTCTGCTCAGACACAAGAAATCAAGCAAATGAAGCAGTGGCAAAAAGATTGGGGCTATGAAAATTAG
- a CDS encoding YHS domain-containing protein, whose amino-acid sequence MHDHHDHEHHHHHHGDAPAVDPATLDDTQAICPVTGDVVVKAEAEALGHSRQHDGQTYYFCCATCVQLFDKNPEKYTHQTHSTDTLTLTSKENLADNVWAFRFEADTPISWTPGQFIRIELPHDNPDDEGTKRWFTISSMPHDGYIQITTRVTDTTFKQALAALPIGSTINLVEQPDGDFVWQESEKPLVFIAGGIGITPFYSMLKARGHSGQPVSATLIYNGRTDELPFKVEFEEASRRHPEFKVHYVIGEQLTTEKLTELVPNISSSQVYISGAESMVEALGKQLEESGLANDNLHQDFFPHYSEANY is encoded by the coding sequence ATGCACGACCATCACGATCACGAACATCATCACCATCATCACGGCGATGCGCCAGCCGTTGACCCAGCGACGCTCGACGATACGCAGGCGATTTGTCCAGTGACAGGCGATGTCGTCGTCAAAGCCGAGGCAGAGGCGCTTGGTCATAGCCGCCAACATGACGGACAGACCTACTATTTCTGCTGCGCGACGTGCGTACAACTGTTCGATAAAAACCCTGAAAAATATACCCATCAAACCCATAGCACCGATACCCTCACGCTCACAAGCAAAGAGAACCTAGCAGATAATGTCTGGGCGTTTCGATTCGAGGCGGACACACCGATCTCATGGACACCAGGCCAATTCATTCGTATTGAGTTGCCTCATGATAATCCTGATGATGAGGGAACGAAACGCTGGTTTACAATCTCATCGATGCCCCATGACGGCTATATTCAGATTACAACTCGCGTTACCGATACCACCTTTAAGCAGGCGCTCGCTGCGCTGCCAATCGGCAGCACGATCAATCTTGTTGAGCAGCCGGATGGTGATTTTGTCTGGCAAGAGAGTGAAAAGCCGCTGGTATTTATCGCGGGTGGCATCGGTATCACCCCGTTCTACAGTATGCTCAAAGCCAGAGGCCATAGCGGACAGCCGGTGTCGGCAACGCTTATTTATAATGGTCGAACTGATGAGTTACCATTCAAAGTGGAGTTTGAAGAAGCCAGCAGGCGACATCCAGAGTTTAAGGTGCACTATGTTATCGGAGAGCAGCTCACTACCGAAAAACTCACAGAACTCGTGCCCAATATTAGTTCGTCACAGGTTTATATTTCAGGTGCCGAGTCAATGGTGGAGGCCCTCGGTAAGCAATTAGAAGAGAGTGGGCTTGCTAATGATAATCTCCATCAAGATTTCTTCCCTCACTACAGCGAGGCAAACTACTAG
- a CDS encoding copper-translocating P-type ATPase has translation MNHTHHQGHSQPVYVCPMHPEVTSDKPGMCPKCHMALEKVKQKPEQHGHDHDKHAGHSPNMFKQKFWLSLLLTIPTLVFSHTVQSWFGLNFMFTGSEYIPAVFGTTIFLYGGLVFLKSARGELAARQPGMMTLISMAISVAFVYSLLVTFKVVSGMDFWWELATLVTIMLLGHWLEMASVQNAQGALNELAKLLPDEAELIDGDTTKKVLISELKVGDLLLIRPGAGVPVDGVVVKGSSEVNESMLTGESKPVAKKPDSEVIGGTINASGALTIKATKVGNDTALAGIMKLVEEAQTSKSNTQILADKAAFYLTFVALGAALITWIAWWIAGASAGFILERIVTVLVIACPHALGLAVPLVTAISTTLAAKNGLLVRQRMALEAARNIDVILFDKTGTLTKGEQGVVDVVAKDKTRMLSLAAALERESEHPIAKAIFQYARGQNVPEIHTTDFSALSGRGVRATINGKSVYIGGPRILEERAVRLDAALRAATKKASDDGKTVVYVIEGRNVLGAIMLADVIRKESREAVATLHSMGKRVAMLTGDSKGVAAWVAKELGIKEYFAEVLPENKAETVKKLQTDGSRVAMVGDGVNDAPALTQADIGIAIGAGTDVAIESAGIVLASSDPRGVAKIVTLSKKTYSKMVQNLAWATGYNALAIPLAAGVTSALGFVLSPAFGAVLMSLSTIVVAINAQFLRKVRL, from the coding sequence ATGAACCATACACACCATCAAGGACATTCGCAGCCAGTATATGTTTGTCCAATGCATCCCGAAGTGACCTCGGACAAGCCTGGCATGTGTCCAAAGTGCCACATGGCGCTCGAAAAAGTAAAACAAAAGCCAGAGCAACACGGACACGATCACGACAAGCACGCCGGGCATAGTCCCAACATGTTCAAGCAAAAGTTTTGGTTGAGCTTGCTACTGACTATACCGACCCTCGTTTTCTCGCATACGGTACAAAGCTGGTTCGGGCTGAATTTCATGTTTACCGGCAGCGAGTATATTCCGGCCGTGTTCGGTACGACTATTTTTCTCTATGGCGGTTTAGTGTTCCTCAAAAGTGCCAGAGGCGAACTAGCGGCTCGCCAGCCGGGTATGATGACACTCATCTCGATGGCAATATCTGTGGCGTTCGTCTATAGCCTGCTTGTCACATTCAAGGTGGTCAGCGGTATGGACTTCTGGTGGGAGCTAGCAACATTGGTGACGATCATGCTGCTCGGCCACTGGCTCGAAATGGCGTCCGTCCAAAATGCACAGGGCGCACTCAATGAGCTTGCCAAGCTACTACCTGACGAGGCAGAGCTAATCGACGGCGATACAACGAAAAAAGTCTTGATTAGTGAACTGAAAGTCGGCGACTTGCTACTAATCCGCCCAGGCGCTGGGGTGCCAGTTGATGGTGTGGTCGTTAAAGGCTCGTCCGAGGTCAATGAATCTATGCTCACCGGCGAATCAAAGCCGGTAGCCAAAAAGCCAGATAGCGAAGTGATTGGTGGCACAATTAACGCCAGCGGCGCACTGACGATCAAAGCGACAAAAGTGGGTAATGATACGGCACTCGCCGGTATTATGAAACTCGTCGAAGAAGCGCAGACCAGCAAGTCAAATACTCAGATACTAGCCGATAAAGCCGCGTTTTACTTAACTTTTGTTGCCCTTGGCGCAGCGCTGATTACTTGGATTGCGTGGTGGATTGCGGGCGCATCGGCCGGATTTATTTTAGAGCGTATTGTAACGGTGCTAGTAATCGCCTGTCCGCACGCCCTTGGCCTCGCCGTACCACTTGTCACGGCCATCTCGACCACATTGGCCGCCAAGAACGGCCTACTTGTTAGGCAACGCATGGCACTTGAAGCAGCGCGAAATATCGACGTGATACTGTTTGATAAAACCGGCACGCTTACGAAAGGCGAACAAGGTGTTGTTGATGTCGTGGCGAAAGACAAGACCCGCATGTTGAGTCTCGCTGCTGCACTAGAGCGCGAATCAGAACACCCAATTGCGAAAGCTATTTTCCAGTATGCACGCGGTCAAAATGTGCCGGAAATTCACACCACTGACTTTTCGGCACTTTCTGGTCGTGGTGTACGAGCAACGATCAACGGCAAGTCTGTCTATATTGGCGGCCCACGAATCCTCGAAGAACGCGCCGTCCGGCTTGATGCCGCGCTGCGAGCGGCAACCAAAAAAGCCTCGGACGATGGTAAGACGGTTGTGTATGTCATCGAGGGCAGAAATGTCTTAGGTGCGATCATGCTGGCCGATGTGATACGCAAAGAATCAAGAGAAGCCGTGGCAACGCTGCATAGTATGGGCAAGCGCGTCGCTATGCTGACCGGTGATAGTAAGGGTGTGGCCGCATGGGTAGCTAAGGAACTTGGTATCAAAGAATACTTTGCCGAGGTACTACCTGAAAACAAAGCCGAAACCGTCAAGAAATTACAAACAGACGGCAGCCGCGTGGCAATGGTCGGCGATGGCGTCAATGACGCGCCTGCCCTGACGCAAGCCGATATTGGTATTGCGATTGGCGCTGGTACTGATGTTGCTATTGAATCAGCCGGTATCGTACTGGCAAGCAGTGACCCGCGCGGGGTTGCTAAAATCGTCACGCTCTCGAAAAAGACGTATAGCAAAATGGTACAGAACCTTGCGTGGGCAACCGGTTACAACGCCCTCGCAATTCCGCTTGCGGCAGGTGTGACATCAGCACTCGGCTTTGTATTGTCACCAGCGTTTGGCGCGGTACTGATGTCGCTATCGACCATCGTTGTTGCTATAAACGCGCAGTTTTTACGAAAAGTACGGTTGTAA
- a CDS encoding cation diffusion facilitator family transporter, which translates to MIGHGSTNTKALKISAALLLTYFIAEITVALVSGSLSLLADAAHELSTVVAISVSLVAIKLTHTKPTTKRTFGFRRAETIAALTNGVLLLGMAVFIIVRGLDRLANPVEMSAAPMFAMAIGGIGLEIASLVIMYRGQKENLNIRGSFWHVMNAFLGSIAVIIAAIFIEVGQVYEADTWAGLIFAIILIYAAYGIIRDALRILIDATPTRIDITLIDKDLKSIKGVEATHHLHARTVGGGIETFSGHLVVASNRNAQSVLIQAKQLLEKKYGFNLSTIQIEDSSLFESDPKEIEYKSMEKQA; encoded by the coding sequence ATGATTGGTCACGGCTCTACAAATACAAAGGCACTGAAAATAAGCGCAGCTCTATTGTTGACGTATTTTATAGCCGAGATAACAGTAGCATTGGTGAGCGGCAGTCTATCGCTGCTCGCCGATGCTGCCCATGAGTTGTCTACGGTAGTTGCTATAAGCGTTTCTTTAGTGGCAATTAAGCTCACTCATACTAAACCCACAACAAAGCGTACATTCGGATTTCGGCGAGCAGAGACAATAGCAGCACTCACTAACGGAGTTCTACTGCTTGGTATGGCAGTATTCATTATAGTCCGTGGCCTTGATCGCCTAGCTAATCCTGTAGAAATGAGTGCCGCTCCGATGTTTGCAATGGCAATCGGAGGGATAGGTCTTGAAATAGCTTCGCTTGTAATTATGTATAGAGGTCAAAAAGAAAACCTAAATATTCGTGGTTCATTTTGGCATGTTATGAACGCCTTTCTTGGCAGTATTGCAGTCATTATTGCTGCAATCTTTATCGAAGTTGGCCAAGTATACGAAGCCGACACTTGGGCAGGACTCATCTTCGCAATCATCTTGATATATGCAGCCTACGGAATCATCAGGGATGCATTACGCATTCTTATTGACGCAACACCAACTCGTATCGATATAACGCTCATAGATAAAGACTTAAAATCAATCAAAGGTGTAGAAGCAACGCATCATTTACACGCACGAACCGTGGGAGGTGGTATCGAAACATTTTCTGGTCACCTTGTTGTTGCAAGCAATCGTAACGCCCAGTCCGTCCTCATACAGGCCAAGCAGCTACTAGAGAAGAAGTATGGATTCAATCTTTCAACTATTCAGATAGAGGATAGTAGTCTCTTTGAAAGCGATCCTAAAGAGATTGAGTATAAAAGTATGGAGAAACAGGCATGA
- a CDS encoding DUF305 domain-containing protein yields MDHSAMGMMDEMAGMENELKGKTGDEFDKAFIEQMIMHHQGALDMAAPGEKNAEHQEVKDLAKAIVEAQSKETAQMKQWKNDWGY; encoded by the coding sequence ATGGATCACTCGGCTATGGGTATGATGGACGAAATGGCCGGTATGGAAAACGAGCTTAAAGGCAAAACCGGTGATGAGTTTGATAAGGCATTTATCGAGCAGATGATCATGCACCACCAAGGAGCGCTTGATATGGCTGCGCCTGGTGAAAAGAACGCCGAGCATCAGGAAGTGAAAGACTTGGCAAAGGCAATCGTTGAAGCTCAAAGTAAAGAAACTGCTCAAATGAAGCAGTGGAAAAATGATTGGGGTTACTAA
- a CDS encoding metal-sensitive transcriptional regulator, translating to MIAEIKKQAINRSHRIEGQFKALERAIDNEVYCMDILTQSLAIQKSLASLNKLILENHLRTHMAHSLGSHDPAEQDKAIEEMMKLYELNNIRGK from the coding sequence ATGATAGCCGAGATTAAGAAGCAAGCAATAAATCGTTCACATAGGATTGAGGGTCAATTCAAAGCGCTCGAAAGGGCTATAGACAACGAGGTGTACTGTATGGACATCTTGACGCAAAGCCTCGCAATTCAGAAATCACTGGCTTCGCTCAACAAGCTCATTCTAGAAAACCACCTGCGTACTCACATGGCTCACTCGCTGGGATCACACGACCCTGCCGAGCAAGATAAAGCCATTGAAGAAATGATGAAACTGTATGAGCTAAACAACATTCGGGGGAAATAA
- a CDS encoding AAA family ATPase yields MTPVEKVTDFTLKSFTGYTGPSCLFGRSNIFFAPNGNGKSSLALGLRTEYLKTHDEANLRIYNKHFVSEQLLLQDGGGIKGVKADFGKVDVDLEKRIQEQSDLNDKAQAEIDTLTEENEKLIAATTTTLDDIFKRRKGKASIAKKPIKEGIHEKVVQLWTDDYTNAVKQFPDEKYDEIDGEKDFKSTLDLINSLSLSRSPEIAEADFEELGRITAKTYSTIEIPSADIVSWLETGLELHSGKDHCEYCKSPLDTKEVAQRIQAYLDDERSVDRKILEKIQNSLRLIYKNINGITDASETVTVTLEQDESVKQSLAALATSKQAIEDAGKVIADKIEAMSEKASIDVDSLKNTLDTAQEHIQALLDVREKLKSLYEDKINRLEILVKGAIGFEVKNSQLVSDNTAAYTENNKKIAELKKDIRTRTEAIRKLRDSKSDLSDFAEYLNQIFEEIGIGFKLVLSGKAYALQHSILNVDLNIDDISEGERNLLALVYFYYEMLGSDKKNLKDNLEIVIIDDPATSMDDENRFFILELVKSIIDNRNFQSFVLTHSWRDYCDLCYGKYEEANVKKFEITKVSGQSDIELSRSVTMPYRKLYKEIYEFSQKTADQLTPDEALHMPNTMRRVLEEYIRFNFGIALATQSSYNEIAVALFETEVINISVNNEAKLKKLLSVCNVLSHGTTPTRSIAEIHTSSRFLMNRIKDINTYHHNEMKQ; encoded by the coding sequence ATGACGCCAGTTGAAAAAGTAACAGATTTTACACTCAAATCATTTACAGGCTACACCGGACCGAGCTGCTTATTTGGGCGCTCCAATATATTCTTCGCGCCCAACGGGAACGGTAAAAGCTCTCTTGCGCTTGGCCTGCGTACTGAATACTTGAAAACGCACGATGAAGCCAATCTCCGCATCTACAACAAACACTTCGTATCAGAGCAACTACTATTACAGGACGGCGGCGGAATCAAAGGCGTAAAGGCTGACTTCGGTAAGGTTGACGTTGATCTAGAGAAGCGTATCCAAGAACAGTCAGACCTGAATGATAAAGCACAAGCAGAAATAGACACTCTGACGGAAGAAAATGAGAAGCTGATTGCAGCCACGACAACGACGCTTGATGATATCTTTAAGCGACGAAAAGGTAAGGCCAGTATCGCCAAGAAGCCTATCAAAGAGGGTATTCATGAAAAGGTGGTGCAGCTTTGGACTGACGACTATACCAACGCCGTTAAACAGTTCCCCGACGAGAAGTACGATGAAATTGATGGCGAAAAAGATTTTAAGAGTACTCTCGATCTTATCAATAGTCTCTCATTAAGCCGCTCGCCGGAAATAGCCGAAGCCGACTTTGAGGAACTTGGCCGCATTACCGCTAAAACCTACTCAACCATAGAAATACCGAGTGCGGATATTGTTAGCTGGCTAGAAACCGGTCTTGAGCTTCATAGCGGCAAGGATCACTGTGAATACTGTAAAAGCCCGCTTGATACGAAAGAAGTGGCGCAGCGTATTCAAGCGTACCTTGACGACGAAAGAAGTGTTGACCGTAAAATACTTGAGAAGATACAGAATAGTCTCCGACTCATCTACAAGAACATCAATGGTATTACAGATGCCAGTGAGACTGTTACTGTGACCCTTGAGCAAGATGAGTCCGTTAAACAATCTTTGGCCGCTCTCGCTACCAGTAAGCAAGCCATAGAAGACGCCGGTAAAGTTATAGCCGATAAGATTGAGGCAATGTCCGAAAAAGCCAGCATAGACGTGGACAGTCTCAAAAATACACTCGACACGGCGCAAGAGCATATTCAAGCACTCCTTGATGTTCGTGAGAAACTCAAGAGCTTATATGAAGACAAGATTAACCGGCTAGAGATTCTTGTTAAGGGTGCAATCGGTTTTGAGGTGAAGAATAGCCAGCTTGTTAGTGATAACACGGCAGCCTATACGGAGAATAATAAAAAGATTGCTGAACTCAAGAAAGATATTCGTACAAGAACGGAGGCAATTCGCAAGCTTAGAGATAGCAAATCTGACCTGTCTGATTTTGCTGAGTATCTGAATCAGATATTTGAAGAAATTGGAATCGGCTTCAAGTTAGTATTGTCGGGAAAAGCGTACGCGTTGCAGCACTCTATTTTGAATGTTGATCTCAATATTGACGATATAAGCGAGGGCGAGCGCAATCTTCTGGCACTGGTGTATTTCTACTACGAGATGCTCGGCAGCGACAAGAAGAACCTCAAGGATAACCTTGAGATAGTTATTATTGATGATCCGGCAACAAGTATGGACGATGAGAATAGGTTCTTTATCCTTGAGTTAGTAAAGAGCATCATTGATAACCGGAATTTTCAGTCGTTCGTGCTTACGCACTCATGGCGTGATTACTGTGACTTGTGCTATGGAAAGTACGAGGAAGCCAACGTTAAAAAGTTTGAAATTACTAAGGTGAGCGGCCAGAGTGACATTGAGCTTTCACGCAGCGTCACCATGCCCTACAGAAAGTTATACAAAGAAATCTACGAGTTCTCGCAAAAAACGGCAGATCAGTTAACTCCTGATGAAGCGCTGCATATGCCCAATACGATGCGCCGCGTGCTTGAGGAGTATATTCGCTTTAACTTTGGGATAGCGCTTGCGACGCAAAGCAGTTACAACGAAATTGCAGTAGCCCTATTTGAAACTGAAGTAATCAATATTAGTGTCAATAATGAAGCCAAGCTCAAGAAGTTACTATCTGTTTGCAATGTTCTCTCGCACGGTACGACACCTACGAGAAGTATCGCTGAAATTCATACAAGCTCTCGATTTCTTATGAACCGCATTAAGGATATAAACACGTACCATCACAATGAAATGAAGCAATAA
- a CDS encoding DUF7249 family protein, translated as MTSVAEATQTVATEYNGWSNRETWVVNLWLSGEPSSYSVLMEAVSMQCPAVDKADWLKERLEWQLNDEIEDACMWRDLLQHAFRQVDWLEIIKANLD; from the coding sequence ATGACTAGCGTAGCTGAAGCAACACAAACTGTAGCCACCGAGTATAACGGGTGGAGCAATCGAGAAACGTGGGTGGTAAACCTGTGGCTCTCAGGTGAACCGTCTAGTTATAGCGTACTGATGGAAGCTGTGAGTATGCAATGTCCCGCAGTCGACAAAGCTGACTGGCTTAAAGAACGGTTAGAGTGGCAGCTAAACGATGAGATCGAGGATGCCTGTATGTGGCGCGACTTGCTACAACACGCCTTTCGACAAGTTGACTGGTTAGAGATTATCAAAGCTAATCTCGACTAG
- a CDS encoding DUF3768 domain-containing protein, producing MDTDTIPNETSAKIAALNDAHRRSNPVRYMITRGVSAKMDLQRVISMVRSYDVFNEDNDPYGEHDFGQIKLDGETLFWKIDYYDQQLSGWCDPLSPDCHRVLTVMLAEEY from the coding sequence ATGGACACCGACACGATACCAAACGAAACATCAGCAAAGATAGCTGCGCTCAATGACGCGCATCGTCGTAGCAATCCAGTGCGTTACATGATTACGCGCGGCGTATCTGCAAAGATGGATTTGCAAAGAGTCATCAGCATGGTACGGAGTTACGATGTCTTTAATGAAGACAACGACCCATACGGAGAGCATGATTTTGGACAAATCAAGCTCGATGGCGAGACGTTGTTTTGGAAGATAGACTACTACGACCAGCAGTTGTCCGGTTGGTGCGATCCGCTCAGTCCGGATTGTCACCGAGTCTTAACGGTGATGTTAGCCGAGGAATACTAA
- a CDS encoding replication-relaxation family protein, producing MADKRSALKQGQIDILEVLYKYRFGSRQLVADSLGIKAGSSLYEKLNVLIKHGLVAMRQEKRLKLLGVPAAYYLTSKGLKTLQALDGHAHITEATIKASYRDKVLSQAFVSHTLDVYGLTNALKHQYPDLKVYLRRDMSRFSYFPDSPPDAFLSLKLGDTPKRFFLDVIPDSLPRNILDRRISGYAEFFDEGGWEATNSELPSLLLVTEKGTTETRARRAASAAINRADIDDDLAVYTTTFGALKDAAASDAVWTSIEDADELLLLSDL from the coding sequence ATGGCAGATAAACGATCAGCATTAAAACAAGGTCAAATAGACATATTAGAAGTTCTGTATAAGTACAGGTTTGGTAGTCGTCAGTTAGTAGCAGATAGTCTAGGTATTAAAGCAGGGTCTAGTTTATACGAGAAATTAAACGTCCTTATTAAGCATGGATTAGTAGCTATGAGGCAGGAAAAGCGACTCAAGCTACTCGGTGTGCCAGCAGCCTATTACTTGACGTCTAAAGGCCTCAAAACGCTTCAAGCGCTTGATGGTCACGCTCACATTACCGAAGCCACCATAAAGGCCAGCTATCGTGATAAAGTTCTGAGTCAAGCTTTTGTTTCCCATACCCTAGATGTCTATGGCCTCACGAACGCCCTCAAGCATCAGTACCCAGACTTGAAGGTATACCTCCGCCGCGATATGAGCCGCTTTAGCTACTTTCCCGATAGTCCACCTGATGCCTTTTTGTCACTCAAACTTGGCGACACTCCAAAGCGCTTCTTCTTAGATGTCATTCCTGACAGTCTGCCGCGCAATATACTTGATCGCCGGATTAGTGGTTATGCTGAGTTCTTTGATGAGGGTGGCTGGGAGGCGACGAATAGCGAACTACCGAGCCTATTACTCGTCACGGAAAAAGGTACGACCGAAACACGCGCGAGGCGTGCGGCTAGTGCTGCAATCAATCGTGCCGACATAGACGATGACTTGGCTGTATATACGACCACCTTTGGCGCACTCAAAGACGCAGCCGCAAGCGATGCCGTTTGGACAAGCATTGAAGATGCTGACGAGCTTTTACTACTATCTGATTTGTAG
- a CDS encoding DUF6364 family protein, translating to MQIRVTDDLRERAKAVAKKHGLTLSELVLQLLAQTGDKQLKDLVNKELKERPKPGRPWDK from the coding sequence ATGCAAATACGTGTCACAGACGACCTACGCGAGCGTGCAAAGGCCGTTGCTAAGAAGCATGGACTAACGCTTAGCGAACTCGTGTTGCAGCTGCTTGCTCAAACGGGTGACAAGCAGCTCAAAGATTTAGTGAACAAAGAACTCAAAGAACGACCAAAGCCAGGACGACCCTGGGACAAATAA